Proteins encoded in a region of the Clostridium beijerinckii genome:
- a CDS encoding nitroreductase family protein, with translation MKTVLEVIKERRSIRFFKEEQIKKEELEKILEAGLWAPCAGNLQAVKFVVVQDKRLNDELGKINRELFGAARRNDKSSGSIADDDSIKSAFYKAPVVIYLFAPDNYPYAIHDCCVASQNIMLEAAEINIGSVCISRGEKTFETELGKKSKEKWGLDSTYKCHSIIPLGYISKNGKPQPRKENRIIFD, from the coding sequence ATGAAGACAGTTTTAGAAGTTATAAAAGAAAGAAGATCTATAAGATTTTTTAAAGAAGAACAGATAAAAAAAGAGGAGTTAGAGAAAATTTTAGAGGCTGGTTTATGGGCGCCGTGTGCAGGAAATCTACAAGCGGTAAAATTTGTTGTAGTTCAAGATAAGAGATTAAATGATGAATTGGGAAAGATAAATAGAGAACTTTTCGGAGCTGCAAGGAGAAACGATAAATCAAGTGGAAGTATTGCTGATGATGATAGTATTAAAAGTGCTTTTTATAAAGCTCCTGTAGTAATTTATTTATTTGCACCAGATAATTATCCTTATGCAATTCATGACTGTTGTGTTGCAAGTCAAAATATTATGCTTGAAGCAGCAGAAATAAATATTGGTTCTGTTTGTATTTCAAGAGGAGAAAAAACATTTGAAACTGAATTAGGTAAGAAAAGTAAGGAAAAATGGGGATTAGATAGTACTTATAAATGTCATAGTATAATTCCTCTTGGTTACATATCTAAAAATGGTAAACCACAGCCAAGGAAAGAAAATAGAATTATTTTTGATTAA
- a CDS encoding winged helix-turn-helix transcriptional regulator: MIKKEDMPVCDVATTVQILGSKWKLLIIRDLIDGPKRNSEAMGTFV; this comes from the coding sequence ATGATAAAGAAAGAAGATATGCCTGTTTGTGATGTTGCCACAACTGTACAGATATTGGGCAGTAAGTGGAAACTATTAATTATAAGAGATTTAATAGATGGACCAAAGCGAAACAGTGAAGCAATGGGGACATTTGTATAA
- the catA gene encoding type A chloramphenicol O-acetyltransferase produces the protein MNFNLIDINHWSRKPYFEHYLNNVKCTYSMTANIEITDLLYEIKLKNIKFYPTLIYMIANVVNNHKEFRICFDHNGSLGYWDSMNPSYTIFHKENETFSSIWTEYNESFLRFYSDYLDDIKNYGNIMKFTPKSNQPDNTFSVSSIPWVSFTGFNLNVYNEGTYLIPIFTAGKYFKQENKIFIPISIQVHHAICDGYHASRFINEMQELAFSFQEWLENK, from the coding sequence ATGAATTTTAATTTAATAGATATTAATCATTGGAGTAGAAAGCCATACTTTGAACATTATTTAAACAATGTGAAATGTACTTATAGTATGACTGCCAATATAGAAATAACTGATCTATTGTATGAAATTAAACTTAAAAATATTAAATTTTATCCTACACTTATTTATATGATTGCAAATGTGGTTAATAATCATAAAGAATTCCGTATTTGTTTTGATCATAATGGTAGTTTAGGATATTGGGACAGCATGAATCCGAGCTATACCATTTTTCATAAAGAAAACGAAACATTTTCAAGTATTTGGACGGAATATAATGAAAGTTTTTTACGTTTTTATAGTGATTATCTTGACGATATAAAAAACTATGGAAATATCATGAAGTTTACTCCGAAATCAAATCAGCCTGACAATACGTTTTCTGTATCAAGCATTCCTTGGGTAAGTTTTACAGGATTTAACTTGAATGTGTATAATGAAGGAACATATTTAATTCCTATTTTTACTGCAGGAAAGTATTTCAAACAAGAAAATAAAATATTTATTCCTATATCAATACAAGTACATCATGCTATCTGTGACGGTTATCATGCTAGTAGATTTATTAATGAAATGCAGGAATTAGCATTTAGTTTTCAAGAATGGTTAGAAAATAAATAA
- a CDS encoding GNAT family N-acetyltransferase: MNLREAEEKDFEIIYMMGYDAWGDGLSKPDYLLTCKSSIKYANGNWYVLENDDKVLSSSLLIHNLNHLNCGTGLEIRGIGSISTPIHLRRKGYGSNLIERTMSYINRDIPIDIWFLYSDIGADFYNKLKFEALPNNFQKRTSSLLMAYCQPNTWDINTNAPQIEIPNYF, encoded by the coding sequence GACTTTGAAATAATATACATGATGGGTTATGATGCTTGGGGCGATGGTCTTTCTAAACCAGATTATCTTTTAACTTGTAAGTCGTCTATTAAGTATGCAAATGGAAATTGGTATGTATTAGAAAATGATGATAAGGTTTTATCAAGTTCGTTACTTATACATAACTTAAATCATCTTAATTGTGGTACTGGATTAGAAATAAGAGGAATTGGTTCTATTTCTACACCAATACATTTAAGAAGGAAAGGCTATGGGTCAAACTTAATAGAAAGGACTATGTCATATATAAATAGAGATATTCCTATAGATATTTGGTTTTTATATTCAGATATTGGTGCAGATTTTTATAATAAACTTAAATTTGAAGCATTACCCAATAATTTTCAAAAACGTACATCAAGTCTTTTAATGGCTTATTGCCAGCCTAATACTTGGGATATAAATACTAATGCTCCACAGATAGAAATACCTAATTATTTTTAA